The Cucurbita pepo subsp. pepo cultivar mu-cu-16 chromosome LG05, ASM280686v2, whole genome shotgun sequence nucleotide sequence GATTACGCGCATTACATGGTGACTGATGGGAGGAAAGGTAAGGAAAATCCTTCAATTTGTTCGCCCTCGAGGGAGGCTTATCAGAAGCGTTTGGCTGAGACGTTGAACATGAATCGAACTCGGATCCTTGCGTTCAGAAACAAACCTCCTGCGCCGGTTGAGTTGATCCCCAAGGAGTTCTTCTCCTCGGGTTCTAACGATAAACCTGTCAAGGCCCGCCGCCATATACCCCAGGTGAGTTGCAGATCAAGTGTTTGATAATATGCCTCAATGAATGGGTGAATTTGCttgaagaataaaatgaatgggtttatttttctgttgttGTAGACCTCTGAAAGGACATTGGATGCTCCTGATCTTGTTGATGATTACTACTTGAACTTGTTGGATTGGGGCAGCGCCAATGTGCTTGCTATTGCTCTTGGCAACACTGTGTATTTGTGGAATGCAAACGATGGCTCTACTTCAGAACTTGTCACTGTTGATGATGAAGTTGGTCCTATCACTAGTGTCAACTGGGCACCTGATGGACGACACATCGGTATTGGGTTTCATAACTCTGAAGTGCAGCTCTGGGATTCAACTGCTAACCGACAGGTAATCTCTCGCATTCTGCTAaggaagaaattagaaaaataacgAATTCTATAGGTTGATGCCACAAATTCCACCTCAAAAACCATATTTCACTTGAGCCTCAACCATATCAACTGTACTCGAATGGTTAGATAATCGTAGTCGATAATAACATCACTGTTCTCATCGCTATTACAGAACCATACATGAGATTTTCACCTCATGCGGCTCCTTGAGGGCCATAAATTAATCTAAAAGCTTATCGGaattatttatcttaatatgtctttgttatttttttgcCCTTACAAGACTAGAATTTCTTCTGGGTGATGAATTAATGCAGCTAAGAACTCTAAGAGGTGGGCATAGGATGCGAGTGGGTTCACTGGCATGGAACAACCATATTCTCACCACAGGAGGAATGGATGGAAAGATCATAAACAATGATGTGAGAATAAGAGATCATATAGTCGGAACTTACAGAGGTCATGATCAAGAGGTTTGTGGACTCAAATGGTCATCATCAGGGCAACAATTAGCAAGTGGAGGAAATGACAATGTCCTCCACATTTGGGACCGATCAATGGCCTCTTCAAACTCAGCGACCCAGTGGCTTCACAGGCTTGAGGATCATACATCTGCAGTCAAGGCTCTTGCATGGTGTCCATTCCAAAGCAACTTGCTCGCAACCGGTGGAGGTGCTAGTGACCGCACTATAAAGTTTTGGAACACGCACACTGGCGCATGTTTGAATTCTGTTGATACTGGTTCTCAAGTCTGTGCTCTGCTGTGGaataaaaatgagagagagcTGCTTAGCTCTCATGGGTTCTCCCAGAATCAGCTCACTCTTTGGAAGTACCCTTCAATGGTGAAGATGGGAGAGCTCACCGGCCATACATCAAGAGTTCTCTTTATGGCTCAGGTACGGTACATGTACATGTATTTTCTGatgaatatgatgatgatggcttggtttgtgttttgtttgttgatgGGTTTTTTCTGATTGTTCTTTGTGATGTGATGATTTACAGAGTCCAGATGGGTGCACTGTGGCTTCAGCAGCAGCTGATGAAACATTGAGATTCTGGAATGTTTTTGGGGCTCCAGAAGTGGCTAAACCTGCTGCAAAATCCTACAATGCAGAGCCCTTTGCTCATATCAATCGCATTCGATAAGCTTTAGTGTGGTGATACTTTCACTTTCCTGTAATACACATGATATCTACAGCAATACACATGATATCTACAGCAATTTTGTGGTATAATATACAAGTAGGAAGACTCAAAATTAGGTTGATACAGAATAATTGTTACAACACACCTCGTTGTATACAGATATACATGATGTTCATTAGAGAGATATACAGAGATCATTTGGATCAtttgaattaaagaaaatgttcttgtttttgtccTTTTCCAATGAAGTACTTGCAAAATTATGTGATTACTATTTAATCTAGTGTGGTGTATGTGGGGAGACTACAAAATAAGAGATAAATGTCACTTAGAATCGAGAGGTATGAGATTGAAGTAATGGTCGAGAGGTAtgagattaaaaattaatgagaaCGAACAAATTTAGGCAAATATCTACCTCTACTTCTACCTACTTTTATAgattttgtttgaataattttgaacataTCAAGGTTTTGAGGGGCCATGGTGAATTAGGAATCAAGATATCTTGGCCTGGCCCCAAGTAGAGAGAGGCAAGGTCTAGAATTGAGGAGGCATATCGGTTATGTTGCAGATGATGAACTCATGCACGCACAGGGCATCTGTGGGCGAACGAACTTGGATTCCGCACGCACGATGTttggttggcgaagacaaATCTCGTCTAAGGTCCAACAAACCCACAAAGCTAGACGAAAAATGAACATGGGGCTTAAGTTCCCCTTAAGATTGATCGTGTGAGTATGATTCAAAGAGTATGATTCAAAGAATGACATAAAATCTAACCCAAAATCCATGAAAGCcttacttttacttttgtttGATAAATCTTACTATACAGCCAGCCTCTCTCACCTAATAACCTAATTGGATACAGaaacaaagcaaaaacaaCACCAACAAATTTCCTTATCCTTCTTGTCCATTCTCTAAGCCTATTGACACACCAAgtgtttcatttcttcataCGTTCACCAACTAACAAAAGTTTGCTGCTCGGTTACCTGACCGGGCTATGAATCACGCATACTGTCGTCGTGCATACACGTCTTCATGAACGAACACGGGTTGTTGCGTATTTTGTGGCGGGAACTGAGGCTGCCCCAAAGCAATGCCCTGAGCTGGAACAGGATTCCCCCATAGAGGGCTGTTGTTCTTTGCTAGATTTAAAGTCAGATAATAGACTATTGCCAATAGAACACTAGCAAACGACAGAACGGCACCTCCCGCAAAGACTCCGGGTTTCACAACGTAGCAGTAATAGTAGTAGTTACCGAAGTACATAGTCCCTCCACCATGCTGGTCATTCAGGGCTGCACCAGTCAGCAACAACAAGAACGCTATGACGAAACTGAACCTGAGACATAAAACACGGTGCCATCATTTCCAGACATCTCAAAAGCGAGCTCAGTATTAGCTCAGCCCaggcccactgctagcagatattgtcctctttgggctttcccttctggacttcctcaagtttttaaaacgctccACACCCagggaatgttttgttcccctctccaaccgatgtgagatctcacaatttttcCAAACGAGTGCGCGATCATACCAGTACTAATGCATGggatcccatcagaactccACCGTTAAGCTTGCTTGGGCAAGAGTAGTActaagtggattgtgagatcccacatcggttggagaggggaacgaagcattccttataagggtgtggaaacctcactctagcaaacgcgttttaaaaacttgagggTAAACCCGAAAGTGAAAGcgtaaaaaggacaatatctactagcggtgagcttgaacttACCAGtcctaaaaaaaacttaccaCGAAATAACAAAGCTCAGGAGTGCTATTTTCCAATTAGGATTGGAAGGATTAGGACTTCTTTTGCAACAAATGCAACCACTAGAAACATTTATAATTAGCTGAGCAATCAACAGAGAAATCGCAGCCGTTAAACCGAGACCCATAGCAGGACTTCGGGGATATGCACACTCAGATGTCGAAACGAACTGAACCTGCGAGCCCTGTCAGATAAATTTGAATCGATGTTACTCCGCTCGATGGATTCAGGAACCAAGAACTAATACCAGAAGA carries:
- the LOC111794385 gene encoding uncharacterized protein LOC111794385 codes for the protein MERRVLMVCSVVGLLGILSAVTGFVAEATRIKGSQVQFVSTSECAYPRSPAMGLGLTAAISLLIAQLIINVSSGCICCKRSPNPSNPNWKIALLSFVISWFSFVIAFLLLLTGAALNDQHGGGTMYFGNYYYYCYVVKPGVFAGGAVLSFASVLLAIVYYLTLNLAKNNSPLWGNPVPAQGIALGQPQFPPQNTQQPVFVHEDVYARRQYA
- the LOC111794615 gene encoding cell division cycle 20.2, cofactor of APC complex-like — its product is MDAGSLSSSNAGRSRCPLQEQHLQKKHSRENLDRFIPNRSAMDFDYAHYMVTDGRKGKENPSICSPSREAYQKRLAETLNMNRTRILAFRNKPPAPVELIPKEFFSSGSNDKPVKARRHIPQTSERTLDAPDLVDDYYLNLLDWGSANVLAIALGNTVYLWNANDGSTSELVTVDDEVGPITSVNWAPDGRHIGIGFHNSEVQLWDSTANRQLRTLRGGHRMRVGSLAWNNHILTTGGMDGKIINNDVRIRDHIVGTYRGHDQEVCGLKWSSSGQQLASGGNDNVLHIWDRSMASSNSATQWLHRLEDHTSAVKALAWCPFQSNLLATGGGASDRTIKFWNTHTGACLNSVDTGSQVCALLWNKNERELLSSHGFSQNQLTLWKYPSMVKMGELTGHTSRVLFMAQSPDGCTVASAAADETLRFWNVFGAPEVAKPAAKSYNAEPFAHINRIR